The DNA segment CGGCAATTAAGGAGGTCTTTGGTAATCATTACAGGAATATACCTGTAAGTTCAATCAAATCCATGATTGGCCATACTATGGGTGCTGCTTCAGCCCTTGAGGCCATAACTTGCGCCCTTGCAATCAAGAATGGTATTATTCCGCCGACCATTAACTATGAGACACCCGACCCTGAGTGTGATATTGACTGTGTTCCAAACGAGGCAAGAAGACATACCGTTAATGTCGCCCTTAACAACTCATATGCATTTGGAGGCAATAACGCATCCCTGGTTTTGAAGAAATTCAGTGACTATTAAACTGGCAAATGAATACAGAGTTTTTAACTGGATAAGAGTCTGTTGCACAAACAGAAAAAAAGTGATATGTGTCATTCTGAATTTATTTCAGAATCTCTAAAAATCAATATGTTATGAGACCCTGAAACAAGTTCAGGGTGACAAAACAAGGTGTTGCGTAACAAGCTCTTAAGTGGTTGATTTTGACGAATATGTCTCTCTGAATAGTTGCCGGGTTGATAATTTCACCACAGACAAGAAACAGATAGAATTTATTTAGCCGCCAGATTTACACAGATAAACGCTGATAAGTTTAAACAAAATATAGATAACGACTTTACTCTTGAAAATTGTTAAACTATTAAACAGGATTGACGAGATATAGAAAAGAAACGAAATAAAGATCCTGTTTATCCTGTCTAAACCAGGTAAACATAAATTAAGGAGGTTAGAAAAAAGGAATGGCTGAAAATGTGGAGGTGGAGAAAGAGATTGTCTCAATCATATCAGAGATATCCGGGTTTGAGGAGGAGGAGATAACACCTGATAAGAACTTTTTTGAAGACCTTGAGGTGGATTCCATTAAGGCCATTGAGATTACCGTCGCACTTGAGAAGAAGTTCAA comes from the bacterium BMS3Abin08 genome and includes:
- the acpP_2 gene encoding acyl carrier protein, giving the protein MAENVEVEKEIVSIISEISGFEEEEITPDKNFFEDLEVDSIKAIEITVALEKKFKISVRDEDIPNITTIKQAVDLVNNLLNAKES